The DNA window TGCAAGGTTTAACAAGAACAGATGGCCGAGTCATGGCGAGGCAGAATCGGCCTCGACTCCAGTGAGAAGAAGAGTCTGTGCTGTACTCACTTTCATCGTAGCTTTTGATGGGCTGACACTTCTCGTCTGCCAGGTTGAACTGACGCAGCAGAACCTTGTGCTGCAACAGTTAACAGGTTTCACTTTCAAGTCTCAAGAGCGCTTCCCTCCTTGGAGTTTTACCTTCTTGTGTGACGAAACATCTTCTGCACtagagtgaaaaaaaaggacTTCAAGGCCCATTGATCGTATCTCAAGGAAAGTCCGTGGACTGCAAAAGGTTTGTGCGTCTTACTTGTGTTTCAAAACTCTCTCCAGCTCCGACAGCTGATCACACAGCGGTGGGAACCGAAGCGCGTCGTCCGACACGACAGTGAAAAAGTCCTGCAGAGAGGTTTTGGTGAGACCGTGATTCGCCACTCCATCCGTCGTGACCTCACCTCCAAAAAAGCCAGGGAGGCGTCGTCCTCCTGCAGGTGGTCTGCGTGAACTGCGGCCCACTGCGTCACCAGGCGGATGACCCTGCGCTTGTTGTTGAGCGTGTAGTCCAGCGTCTCCTGCTCGGAGCCCTGCGAGGCCCGAGCATGGTAGGTGCGCAGCAGTTAAAGAACACGAGTGAGTGGTGACACAGAGCTGCTGACATGCTTCTGCAGAAGGATATTGCGCCATTAACACAGGGCAGAGCTGAGCGCTTGGCATGAAGACGCAGTGCGTGAGCACGAAGTCGTCTAACGCCGAGTCTGAAACCAAACAACACGTCAGATCCAGAGACGTTCATCTGTCAACATTGACCAAGAATATCTTCCACTTTTTCTCATGTTTATCCTTTTATTAAAggatacattttttaaacagtgttgtacatttttctctcttttttataCCTAATATTTTCAGCTATTTTTCTAATATAGGCAGATTTTCTTTATCATATGACTGATGCTCATATTCCCATTTTTTACATAAAATATAGACTCTCTTTTCATAATATTCTTTTAAATATTAGACTTAACTGGGTCACTTTATTGGACATAAAAATATCTTCCACTTTTTCTTATGTTTATTCCACATGTTTTTCCTTTCCATTTTAAACACACTGTTgtacatttttctcttttttatacCTAATATATTCGGGTATTTTTCTAATATAGACAGATTTTCTTTATTACATGACTTATGCTAATATTCCCATTTTTCTCCTATTTTTTAACATAAAATAGAGACTCTCTTTTAATAATATTCTTTTAAATAACTGGGTGACTTTATTGGCTGTGCCTCCAAATAAAACTGCTTTACAACTGTATTTTTATTCTGACAGTTGTAATTACATTTCagcatttttcatttgtattttgaacACATCTTATAACTTAAATGTGGTTGCTTAAAGGTGCTTTTCATACACACACTTTCCTCCCTAAACCTGGACCACTTTGTCAAATCCATCTTTGACTTGTCGACTCTCCCTGCGCTCAGGAGGCCCAGATTTTAACACCCATTAATCACGCCTGGTTTATGGACGGTAAACTCCACTGTAATGAAGCAACTCTGGTGTGAACTTCAGCGCCATCTTCGCGGCCGACACTCGCTGTGACGAGCAGTACCTGACTCGGTGAACCCTGAGTCCATCCGCATCATTTCAAGGAGGTGCTCCAGGATTTTCTCGGGCGTCCCTGACATGACCTTGTATCTGGAAAGGGACAGAGTCACCCAGGCAATCAGCAGAGGCTGCCTTTAAATGCTTAATGACAGGCCGGCTCTGATTTCTGAGGCCGCTTTGATTGCTCGCTTTGACAACAGTCCTATTTACAATCACCAGTCCTCAGCCGGCGGAGGACTCACAAGTGCCGGCAGACGGCTTCAAGAAATGCAGGGTCATCTTCCgcgcggaggaggaggaggagaatcgGCAGCGGCGGCTGTTGTTAGCCTCGATCACAGCGTCAGATGGAGCCGGGTTACGTCTCCCACCCTCCTGACACTCTGGCGTGGGAGTCTATTAGAGGGCGACCCCGCACCAGTAATTGTGACTCGCCAGGCCACGGTTGTCCTCTGGCGCCAGGACCATCATTACCATTAATGTGTCTCTCAGTATTACAGTGGGCGCGCAGCGATGACAGCTGCAGCTGGCAGCTCTCTGGACCACCTCTATGATGGCTCCCAGTCCACCGCAGTAAAGCTATCAAAATCTGTTGACATACCTGAATATGTCTGTTGACATAttcaggtatatatatatatatatatatatatatatatatatatacgtggcagctaggatgagaacaacaacaacaaacatggaggaatcctccctgaaccaaagcaaacaaaagcatctgtttgctttggttcagggaggtttgtcactacacaatgaccagggtttccaccactctgaatggacttgaaattcttatgaaattgaaattatttaaaagagcttcagttgaaataaggtgatataaaaacttgaatatagccaccatggtgatttattgtgctgttgtcaaactgatgcaaaataaacaatattttgttgtttaaatgtatgtatggctccatcatttgattcagcaatataccaaagtcattcacattgaaaaatgtggcttcttgtggcaaatattcgtatacgattaaactgtgattaattgagagtaattaatcacaaattctttcATTAActatatgatttttttatttgaatcccacccctaatatgtACCTGAAATGACTGTCTACTGTTCAACATTCAGACCATAAATGTCACTTCCAGGTTAAGACTGTAGTTCACCGCTAGTTCTCACAGCTCTCTGGCTGTGGTTGGTGAGGGAGGAGACGTACTTGTAGTGCGAGGAGGCGGCTCCGTGGATGGAATCCCGACTGCTGCTGGGACACTTCTCCAGGACCAGGACGTCCTGACCGTGCTCCTTCAGACGCACCGTGTTGGCCTCCACGTCCTTCACACGAGGAATACGGAGCAGTTATTTGAGCATCGCTgcatctcactcacacacacacacacttttttccaGCCTGGAAATGTTAAAAGGAGAGAACCTTCCTTTTATTTGGTCATAAAACAGAGAGATCTGAAGAGAAATCTGATATGGACAACAGCTATGATCAATAAATGTAAGGAcatttcaaaactttatttttatatagccCAGGAAGTGAcgtgcatgactttattgttttttattcagtatTCAGTGATCACGAGATACAAATTGTCACGAGATAaaagttatctcaagatgaaaagagatacaataaataaaaacacgcACGTCCCTTCCCGGGCTCCGCAGTGTTGTAGGCGTCAGACAGTGTGGATGTGGTGCAGTTCACTGGTCCCTCCGACAGAGGGCAGCGTCCCCTGGCCACTGAGACTGACCCTGAGAATCCGGTTGAAGTCCTCCTTGTCCACCCGGAGGAAGTGACAGTTGTCTTCCCTCAGGACGATGGATGCAGCGCGGGGGGCATCATTAACCAGAGCCAGCTTCCCGAAATCGTCTCCTTCGTGCAGCGTGCACACGACACCCTGCGGGCCAAACCGGgtcactgctgagtcagcgcGATGATGCCGCGGAGCCAGTGGAGACGGTCATACTTTGCCATGGATCACGACGTTAACGGAGCCCTTCAGGATGATGTACCAGGACGTTCCCTCCTCACCCTGACTGAACACTGAAATCACACGTGAGTTTATTCGACTTATCGCTCCTGCCTGGAATTCGCAATATAGTTGACACTTAATTGGCATTTAGTTTATTGTTTTTACTATTTTCATCGTTAAAAAGAACAGAAATTGTACCTCTATtatgcattttcttcattttaatttatgtgttgttgttgtttataatcttattttatatactgtatgtcctTTGCATTATATAATTTAaagaaatctaaaaaaaaacatttttttctcatatattattgtttttaaatacattaacCTGATTGTTAAACTAAagaattatatttcatttaagttacatttttagatttcatttttctgtggttTATCCACTCTTTGTAATGTTTTGTAATGttgaaaaatacaatatttaccTTTTTTGGACATCATAAACagcataatatatatattttttaatttaaataaatctaaaagataaaaatatatatttaaaattgtagattttttttaactacgtTAACATCTTCACAACAATTATATTccatttaaattgtatttttatattttatttttctgtgtttttatccATTCTCTGTCATGTTGTCTACtgttcaaaaatacatttagcctttttttagttattaaaaatagcatttttttaGAAGTAATGTTGTTTATTAATTagaaatctatttttttatttattcacactcATTTGAACTTCTTGTAAAATATACTTTGATATGCTTGTTTGAGTTCTTTAAGGACAGTTTAATTTATAATTTCTATTTGAGCAGATATTAATGTTGATCCCTCCCTGACTCTCACTCTCGTTTATAATACCAGCACCACCTCATTTCCCCTCATGTTACCTCGCCGGTCAAATcaaaagtgtgtgtgcgcgtcacTTACATACTGTTCCTGCTTTAGCATGAGACTCGAACCGCAGCACGCCCACCAGTTCTCTCTTCACCTGTGAAACAGAAGAACAGGTCAATAAAGTCAAAATGGGTTCAGCAACCATGTGACATTGTTATTTATGCCGCTGTGATAAAAGTGACTGCAGATCTGAGCGTTTTATTGCCTGGCTAAAACTGTGGAACGCCTGTTATTTACAGACACACGGTGACTCACAGTGTTGGACAAGTGAGATAAGGCTTTGATATGCAGGAGTTCCTCATAGATGATCTCCAGATCGTCTGCTGTTCTCTCCGACGGGCTTGGAAAAGCAGACGGGTGGATCAGAATGCTGAGACTGGTTGGGTGATTTTGCTGTGCGGCCTACTGTTTCCTCAGAACCATCCTCATGTGGGCGTCTGGTCCCATCtgagagaggagcagcagagtgtcctgcagctcctcctggcTCCCTGGCTCCTCCCCCTCGCCGGGCAGCGCCGCGTCCTCGTCTTCATCGTCCAGGAAGCGGTAGAACACGTACTTGTCCTGGAAGCTGGTGTCCCGGTCCACTGCGACACAAGCGCGTTGAGACCATATGATGTTGGCGGGTGATGTCGCGTGGCCACTCACCGTGGTGGAGGAcgccctcctccagcagcgcctGCCACATGCCCACCGCCTGGACGCGAGAGTGGACGCAGGAGCTCTGCTGcaccagccagtccaccagtTCAATGCCGACGCAGCACTGCCTGGTGCACAAGGAACGTGGAGTCAGACCTCATTGTAGGAACTTCACGTTCATGAACTACAGGATTAGGTTTTGACTGAAACTCCAGGGCGACCACCTCTTGTACCCTCCTGGAGCCGTGGTTCTACTCCCAGAAGCGGCAACTCACTTTTCATCACTCTTTCAGATAATAGGAGACCGGTGAGAGCAGAAATCATGCTCTGTCTTTCCCACCAGTCTCCATGAGCAATAAAGTTCGTCTTTGAGTGAagatatttttctcttttgtagAAGGATTATATAAACTGCTGACTGAAGTTTGACTTTTGCCTAATTCTCCACTCATCAAGACCTTTACAAAAGGATTAACTCTGCACCAGACATGAGTAAACTGTGGCCCAGGGCCATTTTAAGAGGCCCCTGTGTGACTTACCCTGACAGCCAGGGTAAATGAtcacaaaattaaaaatgtggaaTGTcgctctttttgtttgtttgctttttaaatatattttcagttatTCATATATTCATAGTTTTCTCACCAAAGAATTCATTAAACTATtagcaaaaatacaaatatttcaataagctatttgtttttatttagatgATAAGAAGCatgaatttatatatttatatatttataaattattatattttatatatttatatatattatatatttttgaaagaaattgtttttatttaattatacaTTGCCgttgtatattttttattaaaataaatatatatactatataataacaatatataataatatatatatcaaccTGCACTGATCATGTTTCtaccatttttacttttttatttttttcctaagACCTCAGCTCCTTTCAGCTCCTCTCCAGAAGGTGGCAGTGCGAATATTCAACACTCATCCCGACTTCAGCGCTTGAACAGAGAGTCACAGGCAGAAGTCAGGGCAGAAGACAACTTACCTGTAAGTCTTCAGGTGGTACTTCCTGTCTCGGATCATGTGAGGAGCTTTGGCGAGAACAGCCAGTCGCAGGATCTTGGCTGCTCGCAGGAACTTCTCAGACGGAACCTGAGGGGAAACGTGCAGATGGACCTCACCATGTGGGAAAGTAGAAGCGGGACAAACATTGGGAGGAATACCTTGGAACTCCATCTAGGGTGGGGTTTGGGTTTCAAAGTGTTTTCAATGAATGACTtctgcaaaatgaaatgaaacaaaaataatgaggtAAAACGCTAAAACAGTGATGAAGAACACAAAAAGCCGAACATATGAGATGTTAAtaggaacaaacaaaaaacatgagcCAAAATAAACGACACATTCagtttgttgggtttttttggaactctggtttcctcccacagtgcaaAAACATCCAGACCTGGAGTGTCTCCTAACCATAACCCTGGGAGGCTGGGACAGGGAGTGAATGAAGGGTGGGACAAAAATGGATTCACAAACTAGGAATTCACCACTCAACTTTAAAATGCTTCTGTCAGAGCTCCATCCATGTGTCGTATGACCAGGATATCATGTCCAAATGTGTGGCTTCACGGCGGCAACATAAAGCTTTCGTCGCCACCTccatgtcacagcagtgttcaATAAGTCTGACTGAAGGACTTCACTGCCCCAATGGGAAGTCCTCCATCACGTCCAGGCTCTTGTTGACTGAGAGCGTGAGTGGAGCTGCTGGGCTGTGACATTTCAACTGCAGCACGCCTCAGAGAAGCTCGTGTGTCCATGTAAAGTCTCATCATTTATTTACCCGTACATTAGCCTGCGCAGATGTGACTgactgtatgtatatatatatatatatatatatatatatatatatatatatatatatatatatatatatatatatatatatatatatatatatacatatatatatatatatatatatatatatatatgtatatatatatatacatatatatatatatgtatatatatatatatacatatatatatatatatatatatatacatatatatatatatatatatatatatatatatatatatatatatatatatatatatatatatatatatatatatatatatatatatataaccatatatatatatatattatatatatataatatatatatatatgtatgtatgtatgtcagCGTCCAGGCCCGCGATTGGTTTTTCCGCTCTTATGTAACAGAACACTCTTGCAGCCAGTTTCAGTTAACTGTGTCACCGACTTGCACGATAGACCTCTGCCCTGTTATCATCCCAGCCAGAGGCCAGGAAGCCGCGGCTGACGTGAGGTGGGACAGGAAAGACCTGAACCTCTGAGCCCTGGTTTAAATTTAGCTTTAAACAAACTTGTCGTCTGAGTGGAGATGGAGTTCAGGATGTGGAATGAGTTACAGTCAAGTGGCACGGCAGGAAAGGTCGGCAGAGGTCTGACCTCGATGACCTGTGGCCGAAGCTGATGCAAGCCAGTGGCTTTTTATAAACGCACACTTCTTATTCCACCTTTTAACTTCAAAAATCACACTATTTGTGTGTCGTATCCCCATAAGGGGAGGCACTTTGGAAACCACAGTTCACGTGAATGAACCTAATAGGGCAATCTGTCATCACAACAGTACaattaaaacacaatattttacGATCCTTAATGCAAACCATAAATAAAACACTACAGTTTAAGTGGTGAACGTCCTGGCAACAGAAGTCTGGGAAAAACATGggaatatgattttaaaaaagctgtatttcactttatatttgaattatttttgctttgagGGACAACTAATGCTTTTATTAAAAGAATCAACAtcaagagaggaagaaaaaaaatatcaaattccaAACTCATTTAAAGTGAACAAAACGCCTCAACATCATGACCTACAGCACGCCTgtgcaaagtgtggcccaggggccaaatacagccctttgactgtatttatgtgggtcagagtaaaactataaaattgaTCATTTCGgaacatttgtttgttgttatgatgcaacagaaacataacttgttttttaattgttcgtcttttctgttgactattataggagtatttcttgtcccttaaaatacatcagaattgaaagtagattttgaaatgtgtgagacacattgagaatctttaagtTGAATGTGGtttgaattaaatgaaacacagcaaaccaacattttctgtgcatttttttaaagtgaaatgacttgatttttatttttgaatttctgttgccctcctttctttgggtttgacagcacctctcaacggtcacagtATATAATCTTTTCCCTTTTGGAAATTGAGCTGCCCACTCCTGACCTCCAGAGTCCAGATCAAACAGGAAGTACCTTGTTGTGATGGCGGGAAACAAATGAGTTGTTCCGTATGTTTTCTTTGTCCGGCATTCCTGtgcaggaaacacaacacagcagcttAAATAAACACCAAGTAAACGCTTACAAATGACAGTGTGACGGCGCTCAGTGTGAAGTTCCTTTaagagatttgttttgcaaacaAGAAATCAAAATCAGTTTCGCACATTGTTGCAGTTAGTGAGTTAGCTTACACAAGTTTTAGCCtttattatctatctatctacatcTATATCTTGCTGTCGTCTTGAGGAGCAAAAGGCCGCAGATGTAAGTCGGCGTCGGGAAACTCTTCGACTCATCTTTAATTTATGCGCCACACTGTAAAAACAGCGGAGGAAGTACAGCAGAGTGCATGCGTTGCTACTCCGAGTCGTGAGTACTCATGCATACGTAGATAGTTTTACTGTACACAGCAGAAATCACAACGCGCTCGCTCCTCCAACAGTCTCCAATCTTAAAGCAgaagcatgaaattttaaaaagcagcagaaaataaGGTGTCGACTTAATCCTGACAGGCTGAAAGAGTAGAAAACCAAATGACTCTGCACTCGCATTCTTCATGACATTTTAGATTACGACAGTGTACGTCTTCATTAAACCACTTTCTTTGACCACCAGCTCTGGATTCACTCCATCATTTTATTGCTACAGCTGGTAAAGCTGCATTAATGTCGAGTCACACAGAAACATCTGCTTCTGCTTTGGTCCAAGTCGGTAAGTGGGTTTGTCAGTAATGTACTTGTGCAGTGAATATTGTTCTTCATTTTCAGTACACAACTCTCACAAGTCGATTCGGCATCGTACACAGATGGAGGAATGACTCTTTATGGACTGCGGTGGTCTGATTCTGGTGGCTCGGTTGGTCTTTGACCACCATCTTTCTGTGTACAGCTATGATTCTGAGGGAGAAGATCAAGGACGAGTGTTTCCCGAGGTCAAGAGAGTGGAGGACGAACTTATCAAGCTTTAATTTCACCATCTTTCTGCAACATCATTTGTGACTGTGTAGCCATCCTCCAGTTAAAGATGAGTAAGACATCACTTTGACATTTTTACAATCATTCCTCAACTTACTGTCAGGAGCACAACTTTCCATCACACCATAGGGCGGAGCCAGGAGTCCAGCCATGCACTGATGATATCTCTGTTGACAAAGTGAAAATGTTGGCCAtaaatattttagaaaataCTGTCACACTGGCTCAGTCTAGCCAAAATATCACTATGACAATTTCAAGCATTCAACGAACAGagatgatggaggtgaagaggagggtgcAGCCAGGGTGGAGACCACCCTTCATAAGGGTGAAGGGGAAGCTCTACAGGACAGTAATGGTTGGTTGTTTAGAGACGTAGGAGAGTCGGAGATGAAGTTACTGAGGTTGTCCATTGGGAGTGgctagaaaggacaagatcagaaatcagagtcacatgtggagaagacagaggttgggaggacagatggagaggagaggcaccaggaatgttggagatgaagaagaggaccaCTAAGATTCATGAAGAAGGACAGGAAGAGGCGTGGCTCGAGGATGATCAAGGCAAGTCAAGGAGGACTTgaagaaaaatgtcttttatATGAACATAACATTCAACTGCCATATCACATTagacacaaaatatattttttcatttatctaAAATGGTCACACATTCCGACAACATAAAATGATCATAATTCATCAACAGAAAGTAATCTACCTTTGTTAGtattacaataaacacaactggattttaaaaactgcatcTTGAAATactatattcatttatttatttaaaatgggtCAAAAAAGATTTCCAGATTTGAGCACAGAGGAGACACCATTTAAAGCTATTCAGTCCTGAAAACTTCAAATAAGGACATGGCGGAGGAATTATGAGGACTTTTTAGCACTGATCTCAGAGGCAAGCgcatgaaaaaaatcaatatcatCAGTTACCGCAAACCTGGTTATTGATTCACCCCTTGCACAACAGGACCAAATAGGAAGCCGCTCGTGgtcactgctgcagcagctttgACATTTGACCTGCTGATCCTTATCATCGAAGCCCTGGAGTTCTGCAGAGGACATGTTCCTCACATAATGAAATTCCAAACAAGAAGCTGACCTAACACAATAATGTGATGGAGTCTGAAAAGATACAGTAGAACAGTAGGACCATTGAGTTTCCACTGAAAGAGACAAGTCATATTTATCTAGTGAACTGTCtagtgtactggctctctctcctccaccatctccatctagcctctctgactttgtctcctaaacatctgcttcctgatcctatccatcctgctcattaccagagagaagctcagcgtcttcatctctgctacctccagctctgcttcctgtcttttcctcagtgccactgtttccaaaccatccaacattgctggcctcaccacccttttggacactttccctttcatccttgctgacacccttttgtcacacatcacacctgacacttttctccaatgattccatcctgcctgcacccgcttcttcacctctttctcacactctccatggccctggacagttgagcctcagtacttcaaatcttctttatctctgcatcctgtaacttcacctgtcacttgtctccctctcattcacactcatGGATTCCATCTCACTGcaactaaccttcattcctctcctttctaaggcaaacctccacctctctagctgatcttccactggctccctgctctcaaTTTGCCCGTAATCACGTGTTAACTCAACTTTAGTGtgattgagataaaaaaaaatggatctaTTGAATGAAAAGATGTGCTTGATCTGATTCAGTTGAGGCAAATGTTACAGAAAAGTGAAGATATCATCTAGACAAAGATTCAAAATGCTTTAATAGTTTACAGGATAAAGTTCAAGACGGAGCTCTCAGTCTGACTGTTAATCCTCTTTCTCAAGCTCAGTGGTTCACAATGAGGACCATGATGCGAAATATACACAGGAGCAAAAGGTATCGGTATCTCAGCCTCCAGCCTTTGAATGGGGGCAAGTTAAGAAAAGAGTTTGGGAGCCCCTGCTCCAGACGGCATCGACACACGTGCTGAGATTTTATTAGCTTAATAAGGTCAGGGACAAAATGTAGAAGTTGTAAAGCCCTCAGCTCAGCCTGCCTCCAAGCGACCATGTTTTTCACGCCGCCCACACATCAGTGTTTACAGAGCCACATGTGAGGAAGACATGAACTACATGTGTCTTGTACCATCAGCGCAGCCCGAGGCAGAACACGTTACATAATGAGCATCATACGGCCAGCAGCAGCGCTACACGGCAGGAAAATGTCCCGCTTTAGTGCACGACACGCCGGCTATTGAAGGTCACACATGAATCTATacaatgaacatgaacatgaaaaccTTTTGAGCATCTGATGTTTAAGGAAACAACATCTGTCGGAGTGGTGCATGAGCTGGTTGGGCAAGACAAACATCATTTATAAGCTTGAAAATCAAACTACTTTTACTTAGGATTTGAATGATTGATGAAGGCACCAGCAGCCGTCGCTTCTACGAtcctttctttttgtttccatCAAGCCTTTCTGACAATTAAAGGATTAGTCCGGAGGCTAGCTCATTGTAAACCTCCAGAGACGGCGTGATCCTTGAGGGGGAGATGTTGTTCGACACAGCCATTACATCCATTTGGCAGGTGTGGTACAAGCTCTTAGCTCTGAGTGAGTCCCACAACACGTCACCAGCTCAGTCACTTTCTACAAACTTGAAAGTTTGTGTTTGAGTGGAGATTATTTCAAGGTGAGGCCCAGGCTTCCCTCTCCTCAGAAACCTCTTCTGGGAGAACCGATTCTCCTGCGTCTGCCCTGGGACCTCCTCCTGTTTAGGCCAGGGTCCGAGCCCCTAACCGCCTCACAGCTCTCATTTCTACTGTGTGTACAACAACCCTTCCAGCATCAGGTAACCAAAGCCAAACACAACGTGATCTCACCGGTTTGCTCCAGGTCAGGTCGACTTACTTTAAAGATCCTCCACAAAGATCCTTTTCACAAACACACGACAGAATTACATTCCACTACATCATATCCAAGCTGCACGTTGTCATGATGACATATATTGAAGCCATCATGTCGAACACAAGGCCCGCAGGCTACATCTGACCGCAATACCACCAGACAGCAACACAATTTTACAATGTCTTAAACTAATAAACAGCACTCCACCGCTCATACTGCATGTCCAGAAATGCAACAGTTGATGCTCCTGTGAGAGCTTCTGATTTATCACATCTTAACCAGTGGACAACAACAGTGGCTGCGGTTACATGCAGAGCGTAGCTGGACTACAGCAATAAAGCCAAGATTGTTACACGCAGAGACAATCGAGCtgagtagttcacctccgtgacaaAGGGTGGCGCCATGAGCTCTTCACTCCTCCTGGTTCCTCTGACCATAGAGGAAGAGCAATG is part of the Synchiropus splendidus isolate RoL2022-P1 chromosome 10, RoL_Sspl_1.0, whole genome shotgun sequence genome and encodes:
- the rapgef4a gene encoding rap guanine nucleotide exchange factor 4 isoform X1 encodes the protein MNEGEDPVSVGPVLVLVLQRLKMVAAHASSGSSESEWIVCLDKRPEERSGEDVDIIMSRLRDVKAFRRFHRGLLQQICLCGFYECLEKGIMLYRQGDIGTSWYAVLSGSLDVRVSETSSYQDAVTICTLGTGTAFGESILDNTPRHATIVTREFSELLRIEQRAFRSLWERYHQCMAGLLAPPYGVMESCAPDRMPDKENIRNNSFVSRHHNKKSFIENTLKPKPHPRWSSKVPSEKFLRAAKILRLAVLAKAPHMIRDRKYHLKTYRQCCVGIELVDWLVQQSSCVHSRVQAVGMWQALLEEGVLHHVDRDTSFQDKYVFYRFLDDEDEDAALPGEGEEPGSQEELQDTLLLLSQMGPDAHMRMVLRKHPSERTADDLEIIYEELLHIKALSHLSNTVKRELVGVLRFESHAKAGTVLFSQGEEGTSWYIILKGSVNVVIHGKGVVCTLHEGDDFGKLALVNDAPRAASIVLREDNCHFLRVDKEDFNRILRDVEANTVRLKEHGQDVLVLEKCPSSSRDSIHGAASSHYKYKVMSGTPEKILEHLLEMMRMDSGFTESDSALDDFVLTHCVFMPSAQLCPVLMAHYHARASQGSEQETLDYTLNNKRRVIRLVTQWAAVHADHLQEDDASLAFLEDFFTVVSDDALRFPPLCDQLSELERVLKHNAEDVSSHKKHKVLLRQFNLADEKCQPIKSYDEILFKVFCYDHTYITIRVPVSASVCEVIGAMAEKLGSPEDLVLVGLSSSGDKVIFKPGDVSVFSSLTINGRLFVCRRDQLDSLTPVPEQEGPSAGSLASFEWISSRDVAYHLTSYDWELFRCVHELELIYHIFGRQSLKKSTVNLDLFLRRFNEIQFWVITEVCLCSLLSKRVQLLKKFIKIAAHCKDCRNLNAFFAIIMGLSNPAVSRLSQTWEKLPGKFKKCYEEFENLMDPSRNHRAYRLTVAKLDPPLIPFMPLLIKDMTFTHDGNKTFTDSLVNFEKMRMIASTVKLVRYCRSQPFRPESPQASKSQPEVRSLVRQLNVIDNQKILTQLSHRLEPRRS
- the rapgef4a gene encoding rap guanine nucleotide exchange factor 4 isoform X2, whose amino-acid sequence is MNVWRRESCLSLSVYRQGDIGTSWYAVLSGSLDVRVSETSSYQDAVTICTLGTGTAFGESILDNTPRHATIVTREFSELLRIEQRAFRSLWERYHQCMAGLLAPPYGVMESCAPDRMPDKENIRNNSFVSRHHNKKSFIENTLKPKPHPRWSSKVPSEKFLRAAKILRLAVLAKAPHMIRDRKYHLKTYRQCCVGIELVDWLVQQSSCVHSRVQAVGMWQALLEEGVLHHVDRDTSFQDKYVFYRFLDDEDEDAALPGEGEEPGSQEELQDTLLLLSQMGPDAHMRMVLRKHPSERTADDLEIIYEELLHIKALSHLSNTVKRELVGVLRFESHAKAGTVLFSQGEEGTSWYIILKGSVNVVIHGKGVVCTLHEGDDFGKLALVNDAPRAASIVLREDNCHFLRVDKEDFNRILRDVEANTVRLKEHGQDVLVLEKCPSSSRDSIHGAASSHYKYKVMSGTPEKILEHLLEMMRMDSGFTESDSALDDFVLTHCVFMPSAQLCPVLMAHYHARASQGSEQETLDYTLNNKRRVIRLVTQWAAVHADHLQEDDASLAFLEDFFTVVSDDALRFPPLCDQLSELERVLKHNAEDVSSHKKHKVLLRQFNLADEKCQPIKSYDEILFKVFCYDHTYITIRVPVSASVCEVIGAMAEKLGSPEDLVLVGLSSSGDKVIFKPGDVSVFSSLTINGRLFVCRRDQLDSLTPVPEQEGPSAGSLASFEWISSRDVAYHLTSYDWELFRCVHELELIYHIFGRQSLKKSTVNLDLFLRRFNEIQFWVITEVCLCSLLSKRVQLLKKFIKIAAHCKDCRNLNAFFAIIMGLSNPAVSRLSQTWEKLPGKFKKCYEEFENLMDPSRNHRAYRLTVAKLDPPLIPFMPLLIKDMTFTHDGNKTFTDSLVNFEKMRMIASTVKLVRYCRSQPFRPESPQASKSQPEVRSLVRQLNVIDNQKILTQLSHRLEPRRS